The Mycolicibacterium hassiacum DSM 44199 genome includes a window with the following:
- the proB gene encoding glutamate 5-kinase — protein MSAYRQAIRTARSVVVKIGTAALTTPKGVFDTNRLAELAEAIERRMRAGSDVVIVSSGAIAAGIEPLKLSKRPTDLATKQAAASVGQVALINAWSTAFARYNRTVGQVLLTAHDISMRVQHTNAQRTLDRLRALHAVAIVNENDTVATNEIRFGDNDRLSALVAHLVGADALILLSDIDGLYDGDPRKAPKDKPARFIPEVRGPEDLDGVIAGRGSRLGTGGMISKLSSALLAADAGVPVLLAAASDAATALTDASVGTVFAPRPKRMSARKFWVRYAAEASGVLTLDEGAVRAVVHQRRSLLPAGITAVSGRFYGGDVVELRGPDGTMVARGVVAYDHTELSTMLGRSTSELPAELRRAVVHADDLVPAIPRRTRAARAAQ, from the coding sequence ATGAGTGCGTACCGGCAGGCCATTCGCACCGCTCGCAGCGTGGTGGTCAAGATCGGCACCGCGGCGCTGACCACCCCGAAGGGGGTGTTCGACACGAACCGGCTGGCCGAACTCGCCGAGGCGATCGAGCGCCGGATGCGGGCCGGCTCGGACGTGGTGATCGTCTCCTCGGGCGCCATCGCAGCCGGCATCGAACCGTTGAAGCTGTCCAAGCGGCCCACCGACCTGGCCACCAAGCAGGCCGCCGCCAGCGTCGGGCAGGTCGCGCTGATCAACGCCTGGAGCACCGCGTTCGCCCGCTACAACCGCACCGTCGGCCAGGTGCTGCTGACCGCGCACGACATCTCGATGCGGGTGCAGCACACCAACGCCCAGCGCACCCTGGACCGGCTGCGCGCGCTGCACGCGGTCGCGATCGTCAACGAGAACGACACCGTCGCCACCAACGAGATCCGGTTCGGTGACAACGACCGGCTCTCGGCGCTGGTGGCGCATCTGGTCGGCGCCGACGCGCTGATCCTGCTCTCCGACATCGACGGGCTCTACGACGGCGACCCGCGCAAGGCGCCCAAGGACAAACCGGCGCGGTTCATACCGGAGGTGCGCGGCCCCGAGGACCTCGACGGGGTGATCGCCGGCCGCGGCAGCCGGCTCGGCACCGGCGGGATGATCTCGAAGCTGTCGTCGGCACTGCTGGCCGCCGATGCGGGGGTGCCGGTGTTGTTGGCGGCGGCGTCCGACGCGGCGACCGCGCTGACCGACGCCTCGGTCGGCACCGTGTTCGCGCCGCGGCCCAAACGCATGTCGGCGCGCAAGTTCTGGGTGCGCTACGCCGCCGAGGCGTCCGGGGTGCTGACCCTCGACGAGGGCGCGGTGCGCGCGGTCGTGCACCAGCGGCGGTCGCTGCTGCCGGCCGGGATCACCGCGGTCTCCGGCCGGTTCTACGGCGGCGACGTGGTGGAGCTGCGGGGCCCGGACGGCACCATGGTGGCGCGCGGTGTGGTGGCCTACGACCACACCGAACTGAGCACCATGCTGGGCCGGTCCACCAGTGAGCTGCCCGCCGAGCTGCGCCGGGCGGTCGTGCACGCCGACGACCTGGTTCCGGCGATCCCGCGGCGCACCCGGGCGGCACGCGCCGCGCAGTGA
- a CDS encoding TetR/AcrR family transcriptional regulator: MVAHVSSPSGRPGRHVCAPNTGGRPRLAERRRPGDTARDEVLDAAAELFTTLGFAATSTRQIAEAVGMRQASLYHHFRTKHDMLAALLDTTVASSLAAAHRLLDRPESPDVLLHALTYLDCRQLWDSPWNLGILYLLPEVRDPRFDEFHRRRNELRQSYRILVRRLLTDCDTAADHPVIDEDLVFRLVETLPNLRADGLGEPDQPRRTADLALHVLGWRGDWATLHTASAEVVEEVARAIADPPADPAP; this comes from the coding sequence ATGGTGGCACACGTGTCGAGCCCGTCGGGCAGGCCGGGTCGGCATGTGTGCGCCCCCAACACCGGCGGCCGTCCTCGCCTGGCGGAACGCAGACGCCCGGGCGACACCGCGCGGGACGAGGTGCTCGACGCCGCGGCGGAGCTGTTCACCACGCTGGGCTTCGCCGCGACGTCGACCCGCCAGATCGCCGAGGCGGTCGGGATGCGGCAGGCGTCGCTGTACCACCACTTCCGCACCAAACACGACATGCTGGCGGCCCTGCTGGACACCACGGTGGCCTCGTCGCTGGCCGCCGCGCACCGGCTGCTGGACCGCCCGGAGTCACCGGATGTGCTGCTGCATGCACTGACCTACCTGGACTGCCGGCAGCTGTGGGACAGCCCGTGGAACCTCGGGATTCTCTACCTGCTGCCCGAGGTGCGCGATCCGCGGTTCGACGAGTTCCACCGGCGGCGCAACGAGTTGCGTCAGAGCTACCGCATCCTGGTGCGCCGGCTGCTCACCGACTGCGACACCGCCGCCGATCACCCGGTCATCGACGAGGACCTGGTGTTCCGGCTGGTGGAGACGCTGCCCAACCTGCGCGCCGACGGTCTGGGCGAGCCCGATCAACCGCGACGCACCGCGGACCTGGCGCTGCACGTGCTGGGCTGGCGCGGCGACTGGGCCACGCTGCACACGGCGTCGGCCGAGGTGGTCGAGGAGGTCGCCCGGGCGATCGCCGACCCACCGGCGGACCCGGCGCCGTGA
- a CDS encoding sodium:solute symporter family protein — translation MILTGVALFLLILTVSGVISARRVRGDTANYLVAGRTLPAVLVAAVLIAQPVDSNATIGNADLSATFGFWAGAALPIGLALCLLLMGLFFAKRLRAAKVVTLPEYFRNRFGRGIEVVSSLLTVGSFAILLAGNLVALGFLLERFLGVSYTLGIFITVPLALLYTITGGMFASVYTGVAQVIVNVIAVASLVTWVATTHGFSTPEGMGPGALDQLTSAESGAVINWATIIALALGNLVAIDLMQRVFSASSPKAAQQACLGAAAGILVLCIPLSFVALAAVTIVGDKAADGPILYTLLADYAPTWLAIVVISGLLAATLTTVSGILLSTASVMVRNVFRVDAHIEVMTPRILKATRWWTLPMAALSALVALRVPQTGILLTLAFDLLLVSLVVPFVLGLYWSRGGAAAATAAIVVGGAVRLTYFVLTPTIYGVDNTLLYFPNEWVSTAVDGWSTLIAAAASLVAYVVVALVTPRRAAVAEPAVVADAEPTTLAAARP, via the coding sequence ATGATCCTCACCGGCGTTGCCCTCTTCCTGCTCATCCTCACCGTCAGCGGCGTGATCTCCGCGCGGCGGGTACGCGGCGACACCGCCAACTACCTGGTCGCCGGGCGCACGCTGCCCGCCGTGCTGGTGGCCGCGGTCCTGATCGCCCAGCCGGTGGACTCCAACGCCACCATCGGCAACGCCGACCTGTCCGCCACTTTCGGGTTCTGGGCCGGCGCAGCCCTGCCGATCGGTCTCGCGCTGTGCCTGCTGCTGATGGGTCTGTTCTTCGCCAAACGATTGCGCGCGGCCAAGGTGGTCACGCTGCCGGAGTACTTCCGCAACCGGTTCGGCCGCGGCATCGAGGTGGTGTCGTCGCTGCTGACCGTGGGCAGCTTCGCGATCCTGTTGGCGGGCAACCTGGTTGCGCTGGGGTTTCTGCTGGAACGCTTCCTCGGTGTCTCGTACACGCTGGGCATCTTCATCACCGTGCCGCTGGCGCTGCTCTACACGATCACCGGGGGGATGTTCGCCAGCGTCTACACCGGGGTGGCCCAGGTGATCGTCAACGTCATCGCGGTGGCGTCCCTGGTGACCTGGGTGGCTACCACCCACGGCTTCAGTACGCCCGAGGGCATGGGACCCGGCGCCCTCGACCAGCTCACCTCCGCCGAGTCCGGTGCGGTGATCAACTGGGCGACCATCATCGCGCTCGCCCTGGGCAACCTGGTGGCCATCGACCTGATGCAGCGGGTCTTCTCCGCGTCCAGCCCGAAGGCGGCACAGCAGGCCTGCCTGGGTGCGGCCGCGGGCATTCTGGTGCTGTGCATTCCGCTGTCGTTCGTCGCGCTGGCGGCGGTCACCATCGTCGGTGACAAAGCGGCCGACGGCCCCATCCTCTACACCCTGCTGGCCGACTACGCGCCCACCTGGCTGGCGATCGTGGTGATCTCCGGGCTGCTGGCCGCCACCCTGACCACCGTCAGCGGGATCCTGCTGTCGACGGCATCGGTGATGGTGCGCAACGTGTTCCGCGTCGACGCCCACATCGAGGTGATGACACCGCGGATCCTGAAGGCCACCCGGTGGTGGACGCTGCCGATGGCGGCGCTGTCGGCGCTGGTGGCGCTGCGGGTACCGCAGACCGGGATCCTGCTCACCCTCGCGTTCGACCTGCTGTTGGTCAGCCTGGTGGTGCCGTTCGTGCTCGGCCTGTACTGGTCGCGGGGCGGCGCCGCGGCGGCCACCGCGGCGATCGTCGTCGGCGGCGCGGTGCGGTTGACGTACTTCGTTCTCACCCCGACGATCTACGGTGTCGACAACACACTGCTGTACTTCCCCAACGAGTGGGTGTCGACAGCGGTGGACGGTTGGTCGACGCTGATCGCCGCCGCCGCGTCGCTGGTGGCCTACGTGGTGGTGGCGCTGGTGACGCCGCGCCGCGCCGCGGTCGCCGAGCCGGCCGTGGTGGCCGACGCGGAACCGACGACGCTCGCGGCGGCGCGGCCCTGA
- the rpmA gene encoding 50S ribosomal protein L27 — MAHKKGASSSRNGRDSNSKRLGVKRFGGQVVKAGEILVRQRGTHFHPGLNVGRGGDDTLFATSPGVVQFGIRRGRKTVSVVRPEA; from the coding sequence ATGGCACACAAGAAGGGCGCGTCCAGCTCTCGCAACGGCCGCGACTCGAATTCCAAGCGGCTCGGCGTCAAGCGTTTCGGCGGCCAGGTGGTCAAGGCCGGCGAGATCCTGGTGCGTCAGCGCGGCACCCACTTCCACCCGGGCCTGAACGTCGGCCGCGGCGGGGACGACACGCTGTTCGCGACCTCGCCGGGCGTCGTGCAGTTCGGGATCCGGCGCGGCCGCAAGACGGTCAGCGTGGTCCGACCGGAGGCCTAG
- the atzF gene encoding allophanate hydrolase, which translates to MTAPSAVERVHAAYAAIDRVDRPEIWIALRPKADVFAEAAAIDAAVAAGSPLPLAGLVAAVKNNIDVAGIPTTAACPSYPAGPAVADAPAVARLRAAGAVIIGATNLDQFATGLVGTRSPYGAVRDARRPEYISGGSSSGSAVAVALGLADIALGTDTAGSGRVPAALQGIVGVKPTIGLVPTDGVVPACRSYDCVTVFARDLDTADAAMGVIAGGARPLPPDAPLAAPDRPRVAVPGELPALSTSWRDAFAAACDRMRAAGAELVEIDISAFLQAARLLYEGGLVAERHEAVGAFIDEHLPAGNPALDPTVARIISAAGRVSATTLLRDRVRLAELTATALARLDGCDALLLPTTTEHPTIAEVAADPVGVNSRLGTYTNFCNLMDLCAVAVPAGTTADGAQFGVTVVARTGADAVAAELARRVTVPADSVAEPGTAHVAPHDIPWPARITDTSRLLVVGAHLRGQPLAYQLEQRGARWCGPVDTAPLYRLADLRTEPPKPGLMRVGAGGTTIGGELWLLSTAMLGDFLAALPAPMALGPVTLADGSEAVGFACTPEAFAAGVDISHHRDWPGYLRRTRAGRPVTRDEVVRRCWRRTALAVPGRPLDDTTAVEWLQGDELYVDLRTPAGRPEVAAASLNELSRDDLLALCRQEAFAGQVLVDGDEWTWLREVDLHPPGPLPDRGRLHRAGEVVVETGIGRDYHEDWVADPPDADTAHVELSLSDPDGRRGMLLRVGSRFGYVRGRAPHTEPGRPLPEAVEADPERARSLFDLEISLGTVEAGRWRITRSTLPFRIGDDLAPEFGAETVSVAGRAADGRAVRHRWTVTHDHCNQLLSR; encoded by the coding sequence ATGACCGCCCCGTCGGCGGTCGAGCGGGTGCACGCCGCCTACGCCGCCATCGACCGGGTCGACCGCCCGGAGATCTGGATCGCGTTGCGGCCCAAGGCCGATGTGTTCGCCGAGGCGGCCGCGATCGACGCCGCCGTCGCCGCCGGCTCGCCGCTTCCGCTGGCCGGGCTGGTCGCGGCGGTGAAGAACAACATCGACGTCGCCGGCATCCCCACCACCGCGGCCTGCCCGAGCTACCCGGCCGGCCCGGCCGTCGCCGATGCGCCCGCGGTGGCCCGGCTGCGCGCCGCGGGGGCGGTGATCATCGGGGCGACCAACCTGGACCAGTTCGCCACCGGGCTGGTGGGTACCCGCAGCCCGTACGGGGCGGTGCGCGACGCCCGCCGGCCCGAGTACATCTCCGGCGGCTCGAGTTCCGGTTCGGCGGTCGCGGTCGCGCTCGGGCTCGCCGACATCGCGCTGGGCACCGACACCGCCGGCTCCGGGCGGGTTCCGGCCGCGCTGCAGGGCATCGTCGGCGTCAAACCCACCATCGGCCTGGTGCCCACCGACGGGGTGGTACCGGCCTGCCGGTCCTACGACTGCGTGACGGTCTTCGCCCGCGATCTGGACACCGCCGACGCGGCGATGGGGGTCATCGCCGGTGGGGCGCGGCCGTTGCCGCCGGACGCGCCGCTGGCCGCACCGGACCGTCCTCGGGTCGCGGTGCCCGGCGAACTGCCCGCCCTCTCGACGAGCTGGCGGGATGCGTTCGCCGCGGCGTGCGACCGGATGCGCGCCGCCGGCGCCGAACTCGTCGAGATCGACATCAGCGCGTTCCTGCAGGCGGCGCGGCTGCTCTACGAGGGCGGTCTGGTCGCCGAGCGGCACGAGGCGGTCGGGGCGTTCATCGACGAACACCTCCCCGCCGGTAATCCGGCGCTGGATCCGACCGTCGCGCGGATCATCTCGGCCGCGGGGCGGGTGTCGGCGACGACGCTGCTGCGCGACCGGGTGCGGCTGGCCGAGCTGACCGCGACCGCGCTGGCCCGGCTCGACGGCTGCGATGCGCTGCTCCTCCCGACCACCACCGAGCATCCGACGATCGCCGAGGTCGCCGCCGACCCGGTCGGGGTGAACTCGCGGCTGGGCACCTACACGAACTTCTGCAACCTGATGGACCTGTGCGCGGTGGCGGTGCCGGCCGGAACCACCGCCGACGGCGCGCAGTTCGGCGTCACCGTGGTGGCGCGGACCGGTGCCGACGCGGTCGCGGCGGAGCTGGCCCGGCGGGTCACCGTGCCCGCCGACAGCGTCGCCGAGCCCGGCACGGCACACGTTGCGCCACACGATATCCCGTGGCCGGCCCGGATCACCGACACCAGCCGGCTGCTGGTGGTCGGCGCCCACCTGCGGGGACAACCGCTGGCGTACCAGCTCGAACAGCGCGGCGCCCGCTGGTGCGGGCCGGTCGACACCGCCCCGCTCTACCGGCTCGCCGACCTGCGCACCGAGCCGCCCAAACCCGGGCTGATGCGGGTCGGCGCCGGCGGCACGACGATCGGCGGCGAGCTGTGGCTGCTGAGCACCGCGATGCTCGGTGACTTCCTCGCCGCGCTGCCGGCGCCGATGGCGCTGGGTCCGGTCACCCTCGCCGACGGCAGCGAAGCCGTCGGGTTCGCCTGCACTCCGGAGGCCTTCGCCGCCGGTGTCGACATCAGCCATCACCGCGACTGGCCTGGCTACCTGCGCCGCACCCGGGCGGGGCGGCCGGTCACCCGCGACGAGGTGGTGCGCCGTTGTTGGCGGCGCACCGCGCTGGCGGTCCCCGGCCGGCCGCTGGACGACACCACCGCCGTCGAATGGCTGCAGGGCGACGAACTGTACGTCGACCTGCGCACCCCGGCCGGCCGGCCCGAGGTCGCCGCGGCCTCGCTGAACGAGCTGTCCCGCGACGATCTGCTCGCCCTGTGCCGGCAGGAGGCGTTCGCCGGGCAGGTGCTTGTCGACGGCGACGAGTGGACCTGGCTGCGCGAGGTCGATCTGCATCCGCCCGGGCCGCTACCCGACCGCGGCCGGCTGCACCGCGCCGGCGAGGTGGTGGTGGAGACCGGGATCGGCCGCGACTACCACGAGGACTGGGTGGCCGACCCGCCCGACGCCGACACCGCGCACGTGGAGTTGTCGCTGAGCGATCCGGACGGCCGGCGCGGCATGCTGCTGCGGGTCGGCTCCCGCTTCGGGTATGTGCGCGGCCGCGCCCCGCACACCGAACCGGGCCGCCCGCTGCCCGAGGCCGTCGAGGCCGATCCGGAACGGGCCCGCTCGCTGTTCGATCTGGAGATCTCGCTGGGCACCGTCGAGGCCGGCCGGTGGCGGATCACCCGCTCCACCTTGCCGTTCCGGATCGGCGACGATCTGGCACCCGAGTTCGGCGCGGAGACGGTCAGCGTTGCCGGCCGCGCCGCCGACGGTCGAGCGGTCCGTCACCGCTGGACCGTCACCCACGACCACTGCAACCAACTGTTGTCGCGATAG
- a CDS encoding NAD-dependent protein deacetylase, with translation MIATLRAPTLDDVHTLQLAALLRGRRVAVLTGAGISTDSGIPDYRGPDSPPSNPMTIQQFVSDPVFRQRYWARNHLGWRHMDATLPNAGHRALAELERLGVVCGIITQNVDLLHTKAGSRVVINLHGSYAQVVCLDCGHRMTRAALHEMLAAANPGFGEHAATVGSIAVAPDADAVVEDTDSFAVVDCPRCGGMLKPDIVYFGDSVPKETVAQAFSLVDQADALLVAGSSLAVFSGYRFVRRAAAREMPIAIINRGPTRGDDLATIKVDAGCSETLTELVDAMRAAASGVR, from the coding sequence GTGATCGCCACTTTGCGGGCACCTACCCTGGACGACGTGCACACCTTGCAGCTCGCCGCGCTGCTGCGCGGCCGCCGCGTGGCGGTGCTGACCGGGGCCGGGATATCGACCGACTCCGGTATCCCGGACTACCGTGGCCCGGATTCGCCGCCGAGCAACCCGATGACGATCCAACAGTTCGTCTCCGATCCGGTGTTCCGGCAGCGGTACTGGGCACGCAATCACCTGGGCTGGCGGCACATGGACGCCACCCTGCCCAATGCCGGGCACCGGGCGCTCGCCGAACTGGAACGGCTGGGGGTGGTGTGCGGGATCATCACCCAGAACGTCGACCTGCTGCACACCAAGGCGGGCAGCCGCGTGGTGATCAACCTGCACGGCAGCTACGCGCAGGTGGTGTGCCTGGACTGCGGGCACCGGATGACCCGTGCCGCACTGCACGAAATGCTGGCGGCGGCCAACCCCGGGTTCGGCGAACACGCCGCCACGGTGGGCTCGATCGCGGTGGCCCCCGACGCCGACGCCGTCGTGGAGGACACCGACTCGTTCGCCGTGGTGGACTGTCCGCGCTGCGGCGGCATGCTCAAACCCGACATCGTGTACTTCGGCGACAGCGTTCCGAAAGAGACTGTTGCGCAGGCGTTCTCGCTTGTCGATCAGGCCGATGCGTTGTTGGTCGCCGGCTCGTCGCTGGCCGTGTTCTCCGGCTACCGGTTCGTCCGGCGCGCCGCCGCGCGGGAAATGCCGATCGCGATCATCAACCGCGGCCCGACCCGCGGCGACGATCTGGCGACGATCAAGGTGGACGCCGGCTGTTCGGAGACGCTGACGGAACTGGTCGACGCGATGCGCGCGGCGGCGTCCGGTGTGCGGTGA
- a CDS encoding isopenicillin N synthase family dioxygenase, with protein MQIPFTEVPVLDVSALFDETGPGYHDAVHALGDAARHVGFMQIVGHGVDPALFDALLEHTKAFFALPDDQKRRVYIGNSTNHRGYVPPGEEVFAEGSYDTKEAFDLSIDLPADDPRYLAGNPLLGPNQWPDLPGFREAVTAWYDAVFALSRVLLRAFAVALGEPADRFDRHVTTPPSQLRLIHYPYDPDAEDRPGIGAHTDYECFTLLRPTAPGLEVLNSAGRWIDVPLIEDAFVVNIGDLLEIWSNGEFVATTHRVRKVSEERYSFPLFVNVDYDTVVEPLPRFVGDGRPARPRVIAGEHLFAQTAQSFHYLKDRLARGEVSLPDDARPLASFGRKPVSANSTR; from the coding sequence GTGCAAATACCGTTCACCGAGGTTCCCGTTCTCGATGTCTCGGCGCTGTTCGACGAGACCGGCCCCGGCTACCACGACGCCGTGCACGCCCTCGGCGACGCGGCCCGGCATGTCGGGTTCATGCAGATCGTCGGCCATGGTGTCGATCCCGCGTTGTTCGACGCGTTGTTGGAGCACACCAAGGCGTTCTTCGCGCTGCCGGATGACCAGAAGCGGCGCGTGTACATCGGAAACTCCACCAACCACCGCGGCTATGTGCCGCCGGGCGAGGAGGTCTTCGCCGAGGGCAGCTACGACACCAAGGAGGCGTTCGACCTGTCGATCGACCTGCCCGCCGACGACCCCCGCTACCTGGCCGGCAACCCATTGCTCGGCCCCAACCAGTGGCCGGACCTCCCCGGCTTCCGGGAGGCGGTAACCGCTTGGTACGACGCTGTTTTCGCGCTGTCCCGGGTGCTGTTGCGGGCGTTCGCAGTAGCGCTCGGGGAACCGGCGGACCGGTTCGACCGGCACGTCACGACGCCGCCGTCGCAGCTGCGGCTGATCCACTATCCCTACGATCCGGACGCCGAGGACCGCCCCGGGATCGGCGCCCACACCGACTACGAGTGCTTCACGCTGCTGCGGCCCACCGCACCCGGGCTGGAGGTGCTCAACTCCGCCGGCCGGTGGATCGACGTTCCGCTGATCGAGGACGCCTTCGTCGTCAACATCGGTGATCTGCTGGAGATCTGGAGCAACGGCGAGTTCGTCGCCACCACCCACCGGGTGCGCAAGGTGTCCGAGGAGCGCTACTCGTTCCCGCTGTTCGTCAACGTCGACTACGACACCGTCGTCGAACCCCTGCCCCGCTTCGTCGGCGACGGTCGTCCCGCCCGGCCGCGGGTGATCGCGGGCGAGCATCTGTTCGCCCAGACCGCGCAGAGCTTTCACTACCTCAAGGACCGGCTGGCCAGAGGGGAGGTGAGCCTGCCCGACGACGCCCGCCCGCTGGCCAGTTTCGGACGTAAACCCGTGAGCGCCAACAGTACTCGATAA
- the obgE gene encoding GTPase ObgE, producing MPRFVDRVVIHVKGGDGGNGCASVHREKFKPLGGPDGGNGGRGGSVILVVDPQVHTLLDFHFRPHIVAPSGKQGMGSNRDGAAGEDLEVKVPDGTVVLDENGRLLADLVGAGTRFEAAKGGRGGLGNAALASRTRKAPGFALLGEKGEARDLILELKTVADVGLIGFPSAGKSSLVSAISAARPKIADYPFTTLTPNLGVVSAGEHTYTVADVPGLIPGASEGRGLGLEFLRHIERCAVLVHVVDCAAPEPGRDPISDIEALEAELAAYTPTLQGDSTLGDLAERPRAVVLNKIDVPDARELAEMVRDEVAQRFGWPVFAVSTVTREGLRPLTFALWEMVASYRAAQPEILPRRPVIRPVPVDATGFTVEPDGGGGFVVTGERPERWVAQTDFNNDEAVGYLADRLARLGVEDELLRLGAKPGCEVTIGDVTFEWEPQTPAGVDVVPSGRGTDARLNQSERPTAAERKAARRERRRPSGGDV from the coding sequence ATGCCCCGCTTTGTCGACCGGGTCGTCATCCACGTCAAGGGTGGCGACGGCGGTAACGGCTGCGCGTCGGTGCACCGCGAGAAGTTCAAACCCCTCGGCGGGCCCGACGGCGGGAACGGTGGCCGCGGCGGCAGCGTCATCCTGGTCGTCGATCCGCAGGTGCACACGCTGCTGGACTTCCACTTCCGTCCGCACATCGTGGCGCCGTCGGGCAAGCAGGGCATGGGCAGCAACCGTGACGGCGCCGCGGGTGAGGACCTGGAGGTCAAGGTTCCCGACGGCACGGTGGTGCTCGACGAGAACGGGCGTCTGCTCGCCGATCTGGTCGGGGCGGGCACCCGGTTCGAGGCCGCCAAGGGCGGTCGCGGCGGACTCGGCAACGCCGCGCTGGCGTCGCGCACCCGCAAGGCGCCCGGGTTCGCCCTGCTCGGCGAGAAGGGCGAAGCCCGCGATCTGATCCTGGAGCTCAAGACCGTCGCCGACGTCGGCCTGATCGGCTTCCCCTCCGCGGGCAAGTCCTCGCTGGTGTCGGCGATCTCGGCGGCACGGCCCAAGATCGCCGACTACCCGTTCACCACGCTGACCCCCAACCTGGGTGTGGTGTCGGCCGGTGAGCACACCTACACCGTCGCCGATGTGCCCGGTCTGATCCCCGGCGCGTCCGAGGGTCGCGGGCTGGGCCTGGAGTTCCTGCGGCACATCGAACGGTGCGCGGTGCTGGTGCATGTCGTGGACTGTGCGGCACCCGAACCCGGTCGCGACCCGATCTCCGACATCGAGGCACTGGAGGCCGAGTTGGCCGCCTACACCCCGACCCTGCAAGGGGATTCGACACTCGGCGACCTGGCTGAACGCCCCCGGGCGGTGGTGCTCAATAAGATCGATGTCCCGGACGCCCGCGAACTCGCCGAGATGGTTCGCGACGAGGTGGCGCAGCGGTTCGGCTGGCCGGTGTTCGCGGTGTCCACGGTCACGCGAGAAGGGTTGCGCCCGTTGACGTTCGCTCTGTGGGAGATGGTGGCGTCCTATCGCGCCGCGCAGCCGGAGATCCTGCCGCGACGCCCGGTGATCCGCCCGGTGCCGGTTGACGCGACCGGCTTCACCGTCGAGCCCGATGGCGGCGGCGGGTTCGTCGTGACCGGTGAGCGGCCCGAACGCTGGGTCGCCCAAACGGATTTCAACAACGACGAGGCGGTGGGCTACCTCGCGGACCGGCTGGCGCGGCTCGGTGTCGAGGACGAACTGCTGCGGCTGGGCGCCAAACCCGGCTGTGAGGTCACCATCGGAGACGTGACCTTCGAGTGGGAGCCGCAGACCCCGGCCGGGGTCGACGTGGTGCCGTCCGGACGGGGCACCGACGCCCGGCTCAACCAGAGCGAGCGGCCGACGGCCGCGGAGCGCAAAGCCGCGCGGCGCGAGCGCCGCCGTCCGAGCGGCGGTGACGTATGA